The DNA region GGCCATCACCGCTGCCACAAAGCCGCCGCCCGAGGCCACAGCCACGCTCCACAGCAGGGCCGGCGGCACAAAGCCCAGGTCCAGCACCGCCAGCCCCACCGCCAGCAAGACCAAAAAGGTGACGCCGTCCAGCAGCGCCTCCACCACGAAGACCGAAGATGCCAGTCCGGCCCGCGACAGGCCGTAACGGTTGGCGACGATCTGGATGCGGGCCACATCGCCCGCCCGCATGGGCAGCAGGTTATTGAGCAGGTTGCCGATGAGGAAGGCGCCCAGCAGCCCCCAGTAGGGTGCCTGCCCGACCCTGGACAGATACACCTGCCAGCGGAGCGTGTCCACAGCCTTGGTCACCAGGTTGACCGCCAGGGCCAGGGCCGCCCAGCCGTAATGGGCATCGCGCAGCGAGTCGCCTACCTTTCGCAGGTCGATCTGCCAGATGACCAGGCCCACGAACAGGGCCGTGGCCAGGATCTGGAACGCCCAGGGGGTGCGCAGGAGTCGCAGGGGCCTTCGCGCCTTCGTCCAGGCCACCGCCGCCACCCTACCCACGGCCCGCCTCGGGGGCAGCCGAGGCCCGCGTCACCGCCTCCGCGTACTCGCCCCACCAATCGGGAGGCATCAGGACGCCGATGGCGGTCATGACCCGCTCGCGGGCCAGGCGATCGGCCTCCTCCCGCGGCAGCCCGTCGGGGACCGAGAGCCGGAAGGGCGGCCCGAAGCGGAAGACCAGCGTCGTGTCCTCTTCCCAGACGGCCACAGGCAAGAAGGGGACGCCGCGGCGGGCCAGAGAAAGCAGAAACAGGCCGCTGCCCCGGGGCGGCTCCACCAGCCGCCCGGACCCCCGCGCCTCCGGCGTGATCCCGATAGGCGCCTCGTCCAGTGCCCGCAGCAGAGTGCGCAGGGCAGCCGCCCGCCCCATGACCAGCTCCTCGCGCCGGGGCATGACCACCAGGTTGTAGACCCTGGCGATGCGACGGAACACCCAGCGAATGAGGGACAGAGGAATGGGGAAGGGGCCGATGCGCCGTCCGTGCAACTCGCTGGTGAAAGTCCAGCGCACCTCGGGAACATCGGGTCGATGCTGTTTCAGGAAGCAGCTGACCATCATCGCGCAGTGATAGGGGTGCAGGCCGGGACGGTCGAAGTGGTTCATGACCAGGACGAAGCGGCCTGACTCGGGCACGTTCTCGATGCCCTCCACCCGCCGCGGGAACGGATTGACCTTCATCAGGAGGGCACCGTCGCCAGCGAAGGAGCGACGCCAGCCAAACAGCAGCGACAGCCCGAACATGACGAGATTGGGCAGAAGGCGCAGACGCGCATACTCGTAGCGAGGGAGGGCCATTGTGGCCGCAGGCTGCTCCATCGTCTCCGACCGGACGTTAGCCGCACTTATTGTAACCGCAGGAACGGCACAGCAGGCACCCTTCCTGGTAGACCAGGAGGGCGCCGCAGTCGGGGCAGGTCATGCCAGTCTCCTCGGCAGGACGCACGGCGGGGTCGATAGGCTCGTCGGGGCGAGAGGAGGCCCGTCCTCCCTGTCCGAACTTCATCTCCAACCAGCGGAAGATATAGTCCAGTACCGACGTGGCCCAGGGGATGCGCGGGTTGTTGGTGGGGCCGTAAGGCTCGAAGCGGGTGTTCTTGAGCTTGCGGGCCAAGTCCTCAATGGGCACCCCGTATTGCAGGGCCACCGATGTCAGGAGGGCCACCGCGTCCATGAGCCCCGACACGGTG from Dehalococcoidia bacterium includes:
- a CDS encoding flippase-like domain-containing protein, yielding MGRVAAVAWTKARRPLRLLRTPWAFQILATALFVGLVIWQIDLRKVGDSLRDAHYGWAALALAVNLVTKAVDTLRWQVYLSRVGQAPYWGLLGAFLIGNLLNNLLPMRAGDVARIQIVANRYGLSRAGLASSVFVVEALLDGVTFLVLLAVGLAVLDLGFVPPALLWSVAVASGGGFVAAVMASALLPRHAPRWRWLNRLPHWLRSGLQEGWPRFLDGLETMRNWRLLLTAMLLNFVGWGSQVLNFALFGLAFGLDVPLVAFIVVMIAANLVSAFPITFENIGTYEAVLLGVLAAWDVPNERALAYAIATHLLTNLWVIGVGVLALWLMKVRPRDILSLVREKGPAPMPAPPGQG
- a CDS encoding 1-acyl-sn-glycerol-3-phosphate acyltransferase, with amino-acid sequence MEQPAATMALPRYEYARLRLLPNLVMFGLSLLFGWRRSFAGDGALLMKVNPFPRRVEGIENVPESGRFVLVMNHFDRPGLHPYHCAMMVSCFLKQHRPDVPEVRWTFTSELHGRRIGPFPIPLSLIRWVFRRIARVYNLVVMPRREELVMGRAAALRTLLRALDEAPIGITPEARGSGRLVEPPRGSGLFLLSLARRGVPFLPVAVWEEDTTLVFRFGPPFRLSVPDGLPREEADRLARERVMTAIGVLMPPDWWGEYAEAVTRASAAPEAGRG